Proteins from a single region of Chromobacterium sp. ATCC 53434:
- a CDS encoding voltage-gated chloride channel family protein produces the protein MTANPIPEPLAILPHIVKWLLLAGLVAALAGTASAFFLFALDWATATRLSHRWLIWLLPLAGFLVGLAYWRLGREVEAGNNLLIDEIHDPRKVIPLRMAPLVLIGTVASHLCGGSAGREGTAVQMGGALADQLNHLLPLRPEDRRILLMAGISAGFASVFGTPLAGAIFGLEVLAIGRLRYDAILPCMAAAIVADRVGLAWGVHHTHYVIPFVPDLSGWGLIASAIAGVIFGLTGKLFADSVHAISAQFRRRVGFAPARPLIGGVIVALAAAAIPADAYLGLGIPTIVSAFQQPLPAYDFAGKLAFTAMTLGAGFKGGEVTPLFYIGATLGNALAPLLHLPFPLLAGMGFVAVFAGAANTPLASTVMAVELFGPEIGVYAALACVVSYLCSGHTGIYRAQRVGHAKRRGVPEKVRLSELPALRRDAGRAGDKRE, from the coding sequence ATGACCGCAAACCCAATCCCCGAACCGCTCGCCATCCTGCCTCATATCGTCAAATGGCTGCTCCTCGCCGGCCTGGTGGCCGCGCTGGCCGGCACGGCGTCCGCCTTCTTCCTGTTCGCGCTGGACTGGGCGACGGCGACCCGCCTGTCCCATCGCTGGCTGATCTGGCTGCTGCCGCTGGCCGGCTTTCTGGTCGGCCTCGCCTATTGGCGGCTGGGCCGCGAGGTCGAGGCCGGCAACAATCTGCTGATCGACGAAATCCACGACCCCAGGAAAGTGATCCCGCTGCGGATGGCGCCGCTGGTGTTGATCGGCACCGTGGCCTCCCACCTGTGCGGCGGCTCGGCCGGCCGCGAGGGCACGGCGGTGCAGATGGGCGGCGCGCTGGCCGACCAGCTCAACCACCTGCTGCCGCTGCGGCCGGAAGACCGCCGCATTCTGTTGATGGCCGGCATCAGCGCCGGTTTCGCCTCGGTATTCGGCACGCCGCTGGCCGGCGCCATCTTCGGACTGGAGGTGCTGGCGATCGGCCGCCTGCGCTACGACGCCATCCTGCCGTGCATGGCGGCGGCCATCGTCGCCGACCGGGTCGGGCTGGCCTGGGGCGTGCATCACACGCATTACGTCATTCCCTTCGTTCCGGACCTGAGCGGCTGGGGCCTGATCGCCTCGGCGATCGCCGGCGTGATCTTCGGCCTGACCGGCAAGCTGTTCGCCGACTCGGTGCACGCGATCTCGGCGCAATTCAGGCGGCGGGTCGGCTTCGCGCCGGCGCGTCCGCTGATAGGCGGCGTCATCGTTGCGCTCGCCGCCGCGGCGATCCCGGCCGACGCCTACCTGGGCCTGGGCATTCCGACCATCGTCTCCGCCTTCCAGCAGCCGTTGCCGGCCTACGATTTCGCCGGCAAGCTGGCGTTCACCGCGATGACGCTGGGCGCCGGCTTCAAGGGCGGCGAGGTGACGCCGCTATTCTATATCGGCGCGACGCTGGGCAACGCGCTGGCGCCGCTGCTGCATCTGCCGTTTCCGTTGCTGGCCGGCATGGGCTTCGTCGCGGTATTCGCCGGCGCGGCCAATACGCCGCTGGCGTCGACGGTGATGGCGGTGGAACTGTTCGGGCCGGAAATCGGCGTCTATGCCGCGCTGGCCTGCGTGGTCAGCTATCTGTGCTCCGGCCACACCGGCATCTACCGGGCGCAGCGCGTCGGCCATGCCAAGCGGCGCGGCGTGCCGGAGAAGGTGAGACTGTCGGAGCTGCCGGCCCTGCGCCGCGATGCCGGGCGGGCGGGGGACAAGCGCGAATAG
- a CDS encoding type VI secretion system Vgr family protein, whose amino-acid sequence MDINQLLASFASAFTQDNRLLTLALGHGDIAAGQLLPQTLSGEEGVSRPYRYTVSCLSPDANIELKTLLGQSARLGIADAQGRETVRCGVVSQARLAGSDGGFSRYELSIEPPFALLRHRRASRVFQDLSVPAIVQQIVQEHQAANPAFARVQTLEIQVGQASPRSYCLQYRESDYDFIVRLLHEEGYAWRFEHIDGDSPQVKLVVFDDVYSLPPAEVDRVRFHRSDATEEEDGLTDWQAARQIVPGSVALASFDYRPVSAQHSGDSSQIDQGQTGQSLQSSLQDYDPQGLYYAGDADQLSHYARLRQQAHDAAAKTFEGTGSIRGLTAGQWFRLDDHPAHEGDAAEQREFVVTGQSFQVQNNLPTDLASILPSPLAGEGQGERGINAETAPFTTQIQAQRRGIPLTPAYAHTEQAKPTSLGVQTATVVGPAGSEVHTDEQGRIKVQFHWQRPDEHPTIGAGLDDKSSCWLRVAMPSAGAGWGHQFLPRLGQEVLVDFIEGDIDRPVITGVLYNGGHPPPEFSGAGSLPANKTLSGIKSKEHQGGGYSELLFDDTPGEVRAKLSSEPGKTQLNQGFLAHPRSNGKAQPRGDGFELRTDKHGAIRAAHGLLLSTEAQNGASGKQLAREHAQSQLDSALNLAQSMAEAAAGQLADTMETGPDGIDPDNGKSGNKADGHLQHHVEALKAWEAGSNTDKDGKTAKDQAGQQPLLVLSGPAGIVSTSEQSQTLSAGQNLNLVAQRDANQVTGRRWIHNVGQHISLFVAGVKDKVALKLIAAKGKVQVQAQSDAMELTADQELTITAVKGKAQIAASQEVLLSSGGGYIRIAGGNIEIHCPSEVSVKGASHQLSGPASLSTPMPVYAKPGTGNLQVIHEFANGYSMNQGKFVVTDALGVKHSGVLDEAGKAMVNGLPLGPAEVQFLGRPNKDKADIFPFVAQPEEAVKQLGGEAVKKQAMSQLSSLVGKAVPPGVAAAAGQLAQAKNTVDQARQMAGQAQSMLQQARDVKQLASTAAASPDTAKLLKKIL is encoded by the coding sequence ATGGACATCAACCAACTCCTCGCCAGCTTCGCCTCCGCCTTCACCCAGGACAACCGCCTGCTGACGCTGGCGCTCGGCCACGGCGACATCGCCGCCGGGCAACTGCTGCCGCAGACCCTGAGCGGCGAGGAGGGCGTGTCCCGACCGTACCGCTACACCGTCAGCTGCCTGTCGCCCGACGCCAACATCGAACTGAAGACCCTGCTCGGCCAGAGCGCCCGCCTCGGCATCGCCGACGCCCAGGGCCGCGAAACCGTCCGCTGCGGCGTCGTCAGCCAGGCCCGCCTCGCCGGTTCAGACGGCGGCTTCTCCCGCTACGAACTGAGCATCGAGCCGCCGTTCGCGCTGCTGCGCCACCGCCGCGCCTCGCGCGTGTTCCAGGACTTGAGCGTGCCGGCCATCGTCCAGCAGATCGTCCAGGAACATCAGGCCGCCAACCCGGCCTTCGCCCGGGTGCAGACGCTGGAGATCCAGGTCGGCCAGGCCAGTCCCCGCAGCTACTGCCTGCAGTATCGCGAAAGCGACTACGACTTCATCGTCCGCCTGCTGCACGAAGAAGGCTATGCCTGGCGCTTCGAGCACATCGACGGTGACTCGCCCCAGGTCAAGCTGGTGGTGTTCGACGACGTCTACAGCCTGCCGCCGGCCGAAGTCGATCGGGTGCGCTTCCACCGTAGCGACGCCACCGAGGAAGAAGACGGCCTGACCGACTGGCAGGCGGCGCGCCAGATCGTGCCCGGCAGCGTCGCGCTGGCCAGCTTCGACTACCGGCCGGTCAGCGCCCAGCACAGCGGCGACAGCAGCCAGATCGACCAGGGCCAGACCGGTCAGTCGCTGCAATCCAGCCTGCAGGACTACGATCCACAGGGCCTGTACTACGCCGGCGACGCCGACCAGCTGTCGCACTACGCCCGGCTGCGCCAACAGGCGCACGACGCCGCAGCCAAGACCTTCGAGGGGACCGGCAGCATCCGCGGCCTGACCGCCGGCCAGTGGTTCCGGCTGGACGATCACCCGGCGCACGAAGGCGACGCCGCCGAACAGCGCGAATTCGTCGTCACCGGCCAGAGCTTCCAGGTTCAGAACAACTTGCCGACAGACCTCGCCTCGATACTCCCCTCGCCCCTGGCGGGAGAGGGGCAGGGGGAGAGGGGGATCAACGCCGAGACCGCCCCATTCACCACCCAAATCCAGGCGCAGCGACGCGGCATTCCGCTGACGCCGGCCTACGCCCATACGGAACAGGCCAAGCCGACCAGCCTGGGCGTGCAGACCGCCACCGTGGTCGGCCCGGCCGGGTCCGAAGTGCACACCGACGAACAGGGCCGGATCAAGGTGCAGTTCCACTGGCAGCGGCCGGACGAGCACCCGACGATAGGCGCCGGCCTCGACGACAAATCGTCGTGCTGGCTGCGGGTGGCGATGCCGTCGGCCGGCGCCGGCTGGGGCCACCAGTTCCTGCCGCGCCTCGGCCAGGAAGTGCTGGTGGACTTCATCGAAGGCGACATCGACCGTCCGGTGATCACCGGCGTGCTGTACAACGGCGGCCACCCGCCGCCGGAGTTCAGCGGCGCCGGCAGCCTGCCGGCCAACAAGACGCTGTCCGGCATCAAATCGAAAGAACACCAGGGCGGCGGCTATAGCGAGCTGCTGTTCGACGACACGCCCGGCGAAGTGCGGGCCAAGCTCAGCAGCGAGCCGGGCAAGACCCAGCTGAACCAGGGCTTCCTCGCCCACCCGCGCAGCAACGGCAAGGCGCAGCCGCGCGGCGACGGTTTCGAGTTGCGCACCGACAAGCACGGCGCGATCCGCGCCGCCCACGGCCTGCTGTTGAGCACCGAAGCGCAGAACGGCGCGTCCGGCAAACAATTGGCCAGAGAGCACGCCCAGTCGCAGCTGGACAGCGCGCTGAACCTGGCGCAGTCAATGGCCGAGGCGGCGGCGGGCCAGCTGGCCGACACGATGGAGACCGGTCCGGACGGCATAGACCCGGACAACGGCAAGAGCGGCAACAAGGCCGACGGCCATCTGCAGCACCACGTCGAGGCGCTGAAGGCCTGGGAAGCCGGGTCGAATACCGACAAGGACGGCAAAACCGCCAAAGACCAGGCGGGCCAGCAGCCGCTGCTGGTGCTGTCGGGCCCGGCGGGCATCGTCAGCACAAGCGAGCAGAGCCAGACCCTCAGCGCCGGGCAGAACCTAAACCTGGTGGCGCAGCGTGACGCGAACCAGGTGACGGGCCGGCGCTGGATTCACAACGTCGGCCAGCACATCAGCCTGTTCGTGGCGGGAGTGAAGGACAAGGTGGCGCTGAAGCTGATCGCGGCGAAGGGCAAGGTGCAGGTGCAGGCGCAGAGCGACGCGATGGAGCTGACGGCCGATCAAGAGCTGACGATCACTGCCGTCAAGGGCAAGGCGCAGATCGCCGCCAGCCAGGAAGTGCTGCTGAGCAGCGGCGGCGGCTACATCCGCATCGCCGGCGGCAATATCGAGATCCATTGTCCCAGCGAGGTCAGCGTCAAGGGGGCCAGCCACCAGCTGAGCGGCCCGGCCAGCCTCAGCACGCCGATGCCGGTTTACGCCAAGCCCGGCACCGGCAATCTGCAGGTGATCCACGAGTTCGCCAATGGATATTCGATGAACCAGGGCAAATTCGTCGTCACCGACGCGCTGGGCGTCAAGCACAGCGGCGTGCTGGACGAGGCCGGCAAGGCGATGGTCAACGGCCTGCCGCTCGGGCCGGCGGAAGTCCAGTTCCTGGGCCGTCCGAACAAGGACAAGGCCGACATCTTCCCGTTCGTCGCGCAACCGGAAGAGGCGGTCAAACAACTGGGCGGCGAGGCGGTGAAGAAGCAGGCGATGAGCCAGCTCTCCAGTCTGGTGGGCAAGGCGGTGCCGCCCGGCGTCGCCGCGGCCGCCGGCCAGTTGGCGCAGGCCAAGAACACGGTGGACCAGGCCAGGCAGATGGCCGGCCAGGCGCAGTCGATGCTGCAGCAGGCCCGCGACGTCAAACAGCTGGCCTCCACCGCCGCCGCCAGTCCGGACACAGCCAAGCTGCTCAAGAAAATACTATAA
- a CDS encoding RHS repeat-associated core domain-containing protein, whose product MTTADLARPVAVIPATPQAAAQALQQTGKDFDQWLRSISDGHLSVESLRTIASAVPVVGNLISIGDVIVDVVDMSEKSRANQEVDVFDWLFLGVDLVGVIPAAGGLFKMGARPTLKLCATSLRRAGKDWAKGEIEAGLASKLISMLPASYRNSPAEWVKYVDGKIQSELKECGGKGATIIAGMGELLSSLGSGKFGAYVQKNVPHAPVRYNLNKTNDQGFWGTISAHLHALNQAAADASAEVAAGMTVTAAKQVDSMLKGTASARLMQRLGAAMAKWAGMLVDMLMKMYSSHLKPLLDKLLKAFLKHLPAKAAAVAGKVANTAKKKVAQVAHEVSTKFKQLAKPGPKCVCAASPQSIGFALGEESLQHTDFSLPGVLPIVWTRQYRSNFDGNDQHGELGARWSVVYAARLDIEGEQLKLHDDSGRTLEYPLLPEGESYKDEIEGYTLTRLSDTLLSQTFGHDLIQLYERHGDSFRLAMIKDRAGNSIAMNFRGGRLSQLVSSAGYAVDLSHDAIGRITRMTLQNLETGQPRRTLAEYRYSDIPPLGGDAGDLLAATDENGQSWSYQYQHHLLTRYTDRTDRGVTLEWDGGHLDARAIREYADDGSLDIRLRWDENIDLTYVTDAYGRTTEYYFDEKGYNYRIVYPDHKEEWFEYDGDKRLLSHVYPDGTDERFDYDANGNLSLHERRDGGEVRFAYDEQDNLVEIVDPMGEKWLRTYDDKGQLVEETDPLGHKTKYAYNEQGLPVAVTDAKGGARKIAYRPDGLLESYTDCSGSATQWQYDERGRPQLAIDAMGNATRYQYAANGTLQAIVQPDGQATRLEHDAEARLLKLTDPLDRPTHYDYDKAGRLQKRTDANGHSLGYQYDKLGRLTALRNENHRYYRFDYDEGGRLAAETGFDGSITRYVYDQAGRLAQQVEGDIATDYRYDRAGRLTERSAPNSQESFGYDAAGRLFQASNRYASLRWAYDPVGNVAEEHHGYHVAGLKQTFRWQHEYDKLGNRVATIRPDGHRVDVLNYGSGHVHGLLFGQRDIINLERDKLHRETQRVLGNALQQTLGYDKAGRLASQRLSGATQWQRQYQYDAAGQLTGIQDNRGGQLSYRYDPVGHLLEAATPKGVESFRFDPAGNLLDNAPAADGHQENSLLGNLLSQYAGRHYRYDSRGNLVEKRVNGSLTKLEWDSHNRLSSLTAPDGRRTDYHYDPLGRRIAKICEGQATLYGWDGDVLAFETGDEAAVHYLFEPESFVPLAQVHTDAIRGVKVPAWSQHNPYDPDKDPLRRPLAEPNGPKAVYYYHTDHLGTPQALTDEEGRLALEMDYKAWGQAREIIADAAGKAGIRNPFRFQGQYHDDESGLHYNRYRYYDPEIGRFISRDPIGLRGGYNLHNYAVNPIEWIDPSGLTARKQATKPNQQCKKECRKEWAVDKFDKICEGRLNGKAVKYMRDPDTKLWWSKDTENHGGSAWKVMKQEGKQLKHQADADVFGDYMLDKHKGDTGKVMDMKNMKCKDA is encoded by the coding sequence ATGACGACCGCAGACCTCGCCCGACCCGTAGCCGTTATTCCCGCCACGCCTCAAGCCGCCGCCCAGGCCCTGCAGCAAACCGGTAAAGACTTCGATCAATGGCTGCGTAGCATCAGCGACGGCCACCTGTCGGTGGAAAGCCTCAGGACCATCGCCTCCGCGGTGCCGGTGGTGGGCAATTTGATTTCCATCGGCGACGTTATCGTCGACGTCGTCGACATGTCGGAAAAGTCCCGCGCGAATCAGGAAGTGGACGTTTTCGACTGGCTGTTCCTCGGCGTGGACCTGGTCGGCGTGATTCCGGCCGCCGGCGGTTTGTTCAAGATGGGCGCGCGACCCACGCTGAAACTGTGCGCCACCAGCCTGCGCCGCGCCGGCAAGGATTGGGCCAAGGGCGAGATCGAGGCAGGCTTGGCGAGCAAGCTGATTTCCATGTTGCCGGCCAGCTACCGCAATTCGCCGGCGGAGTGGGTGAAGTACGTCGACGGCAAGATTCAGAGCGAACTGAAGGAGTGCGGCGGCAAGGGCGCCACCATCATCGCCGGCATGGGCGAGCTGCTGAGCAGCCTAGGCAGCGGCAAGTTCGGCGCCTATGTGCAAAAGAACGTTCCGCACGCACCGGTCCGCTACAACCTCAACAAAACCAACGACCAGGGTTTCTGGGGCACGATCAGCGCCCATCTGCACGCTTTGAATCAGGCCGCCGCCGATGCCAGCGCCGAGGTGGCGGCCGGCATGACGGTGACCGCCGCCAAACAGGTCGACTCCATGTTGAAGGGCACGGCCTCCGCCCGCCTGATGCAGCGGCTGGGCGCGGCGATGGCCAAGTGGGCCGGCATGCTGGTGGACATGCTGATGAAGATGTACAGCAGTCACTTGAAGCCGCTGCTGGACAAGCTGTTGAAGGCTTTCCTGAAGCATTTGCCGGCCAAGGCCGCGGCGGTGGCCGGCAAGGTGGCGAATACGGCCAAGAAGAAGGTGGCCCAGGTCGCGCACGAGGTCTCGACCAAGTTCAAACAATTGGCCAAGCCGGGGCCCAAGTGCGTTTGCGCCGCATCGCCGCAGTCCATAGGCTTCGCCTTGGGCGAGGAGTCGCTGCAGCACACGGACTTTTCACTGCCCGGCGTGCTGCCTATCGTTTGGACCCGGCAATATCGGTCCAATTTCGACGGCAACGACCAGCATGGCGAGCTGGGCGCGCGCTGGAGCGTCGTCTATGCCGCCCGCCTCGATATCGAAGGCGAGCAGCTGAAACTGCATGACGACAGCGGCCGCACGCTGGAATACCCGCTGCTGCCGGAAGGCGAGTCTTACAAGGATGAGATCGAGGGTTACACGCTGACCCGCTTGTCCGATACCCTGCTGTCTCAAACCTTCGGCCACGATCTGATCCAGCTGTACGAGCGCCACGGCGACAGCTTCCGTCTGGCCATGATCAAGGACCGCGCCGGTAACAGCATTGCGATGAACTTCCGCGGCGGACGTCTCAGCCAGCTGGTCAGCAGCGCCGGCTACGCGGTGGACCTGAGCCACGATGCCATCGGCCGCATCACCCGGATGACGTTGCAGAACCTGGAAACCGGCCAGCCGCGGCGCACGCTGGCCGAGTACCGCTACAGCGACATTCCGCCGCTTGGCGGCGATGCTGGCGATCTGCTGGCGGCCACCGACGAAAACGGCCAGAGCTGGAGCTATCAGTACCAGCACCACCTGCTGACCCGCTATACCGACCGCACTGATCGCGGCGTCACGCTGGAGTGGGACGGCGGGCATCTGGACGCGCGCGCCATCCGCGAATACGCCGACGACGGTAGCCTGGACATCCGCCTGCGCTGGGACGAGAACATCGATCTGACTTATGTCACTGACGCCTATGGCCGCACCACCGAATACTATTTCGACGAAAAAGGCTACAACTACCGCATCGTCTATCCGGACCATAAGGAAGAGTGGTTCGAGTACGATGGCGACAAGAGATTGCTCAGCCATGTCTACCCGGACGGCACCGACGAGCGTTTCGACTACGACGCCAACGGCAACCTGAGCCTGCACGAGCGCCGCGACGGCGGCGAAGTGCGTTTCGCTTACGACGAGCAGGACAATCTGGTCGAGATCGTCGACCCGATGGGCGAGAAGTGGCTACGGACTTACGACGACAAGGGGCAGTTGGTCGAAGAAACCGACCCCTTGGGCCACAAGACCAAGTACGCGTATAACGAGCAGGGTCTGCCGGTGGCCGTCACCGACGCCAAGGGCGGAGCCAGGAAGATAGCCTACCGTCCGGACGGCTTGCTGGAGAGCTATACCGACTGCTCCGGCAGCGCCACCCAGTGGCAGTACGATGAGCGCGGCCGGCCGCAGTTGGCCATCGACGCGATGGGCAACGCCACCCGCTATCAGTACGCCGCCAACGGCACGCTGCAAGCCATCGTCCAGCCGGACGGCCAGGCGACCCGGCTGGAGCACGACGCCGAGGCGCGGCTGCTGAAGCTGACCGACCCGCTGGACCGCCCCACCCATTACGATTACGACAAGGCCGGCCGGCTGCAAAAGCGCACCGACGCCAACGGCCACAGCCTGGGCTACCAGTACGACAAGCTGGGCCGCCTGACGGCGCTGCGCAATGAAAACCACCGCTACTACCGCTTCGACTACGACGAAGGCGGCCGTCTGGCGGCCGAAACCGGCTTCGACGGCAGCATCACCCGCTACGTCTACGATCAGGCGGGCCGGCTGGCGCAGCAGGTGGAGGGCGATATCGCCACCGACTACCGTTACGACCGCGCAGGCCGGCTCACCGAGCGCAGCGCGCCGAACAGCCAGGAGAGCTTCGGCTACGACGCGGCCGGCCGACTGTTCCAGGCCAGCAACCGCTACGCCAGCCTGCGCTGGGCCTACGATCCGGTGGGCAATGTCGCCGAGGAACACCATGGCTACCACGTCGCCGGGCTGAAGCAGACCTTCCGCTGGCAGCACGAGTACGACAAGCTGGGCAACCGCGTCGCCACCATCCGCCCGGACGGCCACCGCGTCGACGTGCTCAACTACGGCAGCGGCCACGTCCACGGCCTGCTGTTCGGCCAGCGCGACATCATCAATCTTGAGCGCGACAAGCTGCACCGCGAAACCCAGCGCGTGCTGGGCAACGCCTTGCAGCAGACGCTGGGCTACGACAAGGCGGGCCGACTGGCCAGCCAGCGGCTGAGCGGCGCCACCCAGTGGCAGCGGCAGTACCAGTACGACGCCGCCGGCCAGTTGACTGGCATCCAGGACAACCGCGGTGGCCAGCTCAGCTACCGCTACGACCCGGTGGGCCACCTGCTGGAGGCCGCCACGCCCAAGGGCGTGGAAAGCTTCCGTTTCGACCCGGCCGGCAACCTGCTGGACAATGCCCCGGCCGCCGACGGCCATCAGGAGAACAGCCTGCTGGGCAATCTGCTGAGCCAGTACGCCGGTCGCCACTACCGTTACGACAGCCGCGGCAATCTGGTCGAGAAACGCGTCAACGGCAGCCTCACCAAGCTGGAATGGGACAGCCACAACCGGCTGTCCAGCCTGACCGCGCCGGATGGCCGGCGCACCGACTATCACTACGACCCGCTAGGCCGCCGCATCGCCAAGATCTGCGAGGGTCAGGCCACGCTGTACGGCTGGGACGGCGACGTGTTGGCCTTCGAAACCGGGGACGAGGCAGCAGTGCACTACCTGTTCGAGCCGGAAAGCTTCGTGCCGCTGGCCCAGGTGCACACCGACGCGATCCGCGGCGTCAAGGTGCCGGCCTGGAGCCAGCACAACCCTTATGATCCGGACAAGGACCCGTTGCGCCGGCCCCTGGCCGAGCCGAATGGGCCGAAGGCGGTGTACTACTATCACACCGACCACCTGGGCACGCCGCAGGCGCTGACCGACGAGGAGGGCAGGCTCGCGCTGGAAATGGATTACAAGGCCTGGGGCCAGGCGCGCGAGATCATCGCCGACGCCGCCGGCAAGGCCGGCATCCGCAATCCCTTCCGTTTCCAGGGGCAGTACCATGACGACGAGTCAGGGCTGCACTACAACCGATATCGTTACTATGATCCGGAGATAGGGCGGTTTATTTCACGGGATCCGATTGGGTTGCGTGGTGGTTATAATCTTCACAACTATGCAGTAAATCCTATTGAGTGGATTGATCCAAGCGGTCTCACTGCAAGAAAGCAAGCAACCAAGCCAAATCAGCAATGTAAAAAAGAATGTAGAAAAGAGTGGGCGGTAGACAAGTTTGATAAGATTTGTGAGGGCAGATTGAATGGAAAGGCTGTAAAGTACATGAGAGATCCTGATACCAAGCTTTGGTGGTCAAAGGATACTGAAAATCATGGCGGATCTGCTTGGAAGGTTATGAAACAAGAGGGGAAACAGCTGAAGCATCAGGCTGATGCAGATGTGTTTGGTGACTATATGCTTGACAAACACAAAGGTGATACCGGGAAAGTTATGGATATGAAGAATATGAAATGTAAGGATGCCTAA
- a CDS encoding DUF3885 domain-containing protein has translation MKIQKIKDVFGDDCFSSAVFYKYKDSLRFEISESDSRLRQFIVAYGNLKSILDAVFSNDIEVYCCLSLCGANLLSALSQFRELDRGGFSFPAERFVESEINDDEKIVRLMFKIERGECDKLIWMKIAHELGISPSVWLDLHIFSLESEVFAHPYDERGIDIIGKKSKLKSIFDKMHHLLIDYDMDKMEKSFRSGV, from the coding sequence ATGAAAATACAAAAAATAAAAGATGTTTTTGGAGATGACTGCTTTTCAAGTGCAGTCTTTTATAAATATAAAGATAGTCTGCGATTTGAGATCAGCGAGAGTGATAGTAGGCTTCGGCAGTTTATTGTTGCGTATGGAAATTTAAAAAGTATACTGGATGCGGTTTTTTCAAATGATATTGAAGTTTATTGTTGCCTAAGTCTATGCGGAGCGAACCTGCTGTCTGCATTGTCTCAGTTTAGAGAGCTAGATAGAGGTGGATTTTCATTTCCGGCAGAGAGATTTGTTGAGTCGGAGATAAATGATGATGAGAAGATTGTGAGATTAATGTTTAAAATTGAAAGGGGGGAGTGCGATAAGTTAATTTGGATGAAAATTGCGCATGAGTTGGGCATAAGCCCATCTGTATGGCTTGATTTGCATATCTTTAGTCTCGAAAGTGAAGTTTTTGCTCATCCTTATGATGAGCGTGGTATTGATATTATTGGTAAGAAGAGTAAACTTAAATCAATTTTTGACAAAATGCATCACTTGCTGATTGATTATGATATGGATAAGATGGAAAAGAGTTTTCGAAGTGGCGTTTGA